One part of the Algibacter sp. L1A34 genome encodes these proteins:
- a CDS encoding Stealth CR1 domain-containing protein, with protein MKEQTENIKLDAIIPWVNGNDKKWQKKINEHLKVKIDFSIKKESARYNSIGEIDICIKSIIKYAPCFKNIYLITDDQIPDTFENLKALGKSSGINLEIIDHTILFRGYEEFLPCFNSTSIISLLHRIPNLSEHYVLFNDDFFIMKKASLQDFFIDGIPILRGRWEKYYENLKIKAFYYRYLCSEKDKKRRKKGTLRKSMQIGAKLANDSKKTFLKRYHTPVSMRKSTLTNFFKNKNELLKNNIAYKFRDNNNQFITETLANHLEIKNNTYHYDKKTKLTYFRSYKNYWVVKFKLYVYDISNNKLFLTFQSLEMANTKTQTYILNWLNKKIE; from the coding sequence ATGAAAGAACAAACTGAAAATATTAAACTTGATGCAATAATTCCATGGGTTAATGGCAATGATAAAAAATGGCAAAAAAAAATCAATGAGCATTTAAAAGTTAAAATAGATTTCAGTATAAAGAAAGAAAGTGCTAGATACAATTCTATTGGAGAAATAGATATTTGTATTAAGTCTATCATAAAATATGCACCTTGTTTTAAAAATATATATTTAATTACCGATGATCAAATACCCGATACTTTTGAAAATTTAAAAGCATTGGGTAAATCATCTGGTATCAATTTGGAAATAATTGATCATACAATTCTATTTCGAGGTTATGAAGAATTTTTACCTTGTTTCAATTCAACTTCAATTATTTCACTCTTACATCGAATTCCTAACCTTTCGGAGCATTACGTCCTTTTTAACGATGATTTTTTCATTATGAAAAAGGCTTCTTTACAAGATTTTTTTATTGATGGTATTCCCATTTTAAGAGGAAGGTGGGAAAAATATTATGAAAACTTAAAAATAAAAGCGTTTTATTATCGTTATCTCTGTTCGGAAAAAGACAAAAAAAGAAGAAAAAAAGGTACTTTAAGGAAATCAATGCAAATTGGTGCTAAATTAGCAAATGATAGCAAAAAAACGTTCTTAAAAAGGTATCACACTCCAGTTTCTATGAGAAAATCTACCCTCACTAATTTTTTCAAAAACAAGAACGAGCTACTTAAAAACAACATTGCCTATAAATTTAGGGACAACAATAACCAATTTATTACCGAAACCCTTGCAAATCATTTAGAGATAAAAAACAACACTTATCACTATGACAAAAAAACTAAATTAACTTATTTTAGATCTTATAAAAACTACTGGGTAGTTAAGTTTAAACTATATGTGTATGATATTAGCAATAATAAATTATTTCTAACATTTCAAAGCTTAGAAATGGCAAATACGAAAACGCAAACATATATTTTAAATTGGTTAAATAAGAAGATAGAATAA
- a CDS encoding Stealth CR1 domain-containing protein — protein sequence MTENSFNDAPIDAVILWVDGNDENHKEKILPYLEDTKKVKSKKFRTRFDQVNEIQYTIDSILKYATYIRNIHIITDNQTPYFLKNKDSNSKYNKVNIVDHSIIFKDFEEYLPVFNCRPIETCMYRIPNLAEHFIYLNDDFFLINETKPSDFFINGNPVLRGKWLKFDKDIIYKKFKKPRTGHKSIQQNAAKLIGFNKYYNFKHTPHPLKKSTFENYFKANESIFINNIKYKFRDTSQFTPQGLGNHLEIKNNTCILKNDLQLMYFRSYKKHLRWYKFKLNKKRNNILFLGLQSLDLCPPKKLEYILQWLENRMR from the coding sequence ATGACAGAAAACAGTTTTAATGATGCCCCTATAGATGCTGTAATTCTTTGGGTTGATGGTAATGATGAAAATCATAAAGAAAAAATTCTCCCATATCTAGAGGATACAAAAAAAGTTAAATCCAAAAAATTTAGAACAAGATTCGATCAAGTTAATGAAATTCAATATACAATTGATTCTATTTTAAAGTACGCTACATATATTAGAAACATACATATAATAACAGATAACCAAACTCCTTATTTTTTAAAAAATAAAGATAGCAATAGTAAATACAACAAAGTTAATATCGTTGACCACAGCATTATATTTAAAGACTTTGAAGAGTATTTACCTGTTTTTAATTGCCGACCTATTGAAACCTGCATGTATAGGATACCTAACTTGGCCGAACATTTTATATATTTGAATGATGATTTCTTTTTAATTAATGAAACAAAACCGAGTGATTTTTTTATAAACGGCAACCCCGTTTTAAGAGGAAAGTGGCTTAAATTTGACAAAGATATTATTTATAAAAAATTTAAAAAACCAAGAACTGGACATAAAAGCATTCAACAAAATGCAGCAAAACTTATAGGTTTTAATAAATATTATAACTTTAAGCATACCCCACATCCGCTTAAAAAATCAACTTTTGAAAATTATTTTAAAGCAAACGAATCTATATTTATAAATAACATAAAGTATAAATTTAGAGATACAAGCCAATTTACTCCTCAAGGATTAGGAAACCACCTAGAGATAAAAAACAATACTTGTATTTTAAAAAACGATCTACAATTAATGTATTTTAGATCGTACAAAAAACATCTAAGGTGGTATAAATTCAAATTAAATAAAAAAAGAAATAATATTTTATTTCTAGGATTACAAAGCCTAGATCTTTGTCCTCCAAAAAAATTAGAATATATCTTGCAATGGTTAGAAAACCGAATGAGATAA
- the tgt gene encoding tRNA guanosine(34) transglycosylase Tgt, with amino-acid sequence MKFELNAKDPQSKARAGKLTTDHGVIETPIFMPVGTVGTVKGVHQRELKNDINPDIILGNTYHLYLRPQTHVLEKAGGLHKFMNWDRNILTDSGGYQVYSLSANRKIKEEGVKFKSHIDGSYHTFTPESVMEIQRTIGADIIMAFDECTPYPCDYNYAKRSMHMTHRWLDRCINHLEKTPLKYDYNQAFFPIVQGSTYKDLRKQSAEYIANSGAVGNAIGGLSVGEPAEEMYAMTDVVCSILPEEKPRYLMGVGTPINILENIALGVDMFDCVMPTRNARNGMLFTAHGSINIKNLKWAEDFSAIDEMGITFVDTEYSKAYLRHLFTVNELLGKQIATIHNLGFYMWLVREARKHILAGDFNVWKNQMVKQMDNRL; translated from the coding sequence ATGAAATTCGAATTAAACGCAAAAGACCCACAAAGCAAAGCTAGAGCAGGAAAATTAACTACAGATCATGGTGTAATTGAAACACCAATTTTTATGCCTGTGGGAACTGTTGGTACGGTTAAAGGAGTACATCAAAGGGAGTTAAAGAATGATATTAATCCCGATATTATTTTAGGAAATACTTATCATTTATATTTAAGACCACAAACACATGTGCTAGAGAAAGCAGGTGGGCTTCATAAATTTATGAATTGGGATCGAAATATTTTAACCGATTCTGGTGGGTATCAAGTGTATTCGCTTTCGGCAAATAGAAAGATAAAAGAAGAAGGTGTGAAGTTTAAATCGCATATTGATGGTAGTTATCACACATTTACGCCAGAGAGTGTTATGGAAATTCAACGTACTATTGGAGCCGATATTATTATGGCTTTCGATGAATGTACACCATACCCTTGTGATTATAATTATGCGAAACGTTCTATGCATATGACGCATCGTTGGTTAGATCGTTGTATTAATCACCTAGAAAAAACACCATTAAAATACGATTATAATCAAGCCTTTTTCCCTATTGTACAAGGAAGTACTTATAAAGACCTTAGAAAACAATCGGCTGAATATATTGCTAATTCGGGAGCTGTTGGAAATGCAATAGGAGGTTTATCCGTTGGTGAACCAGCCGAAGAAATGTATGCCATGACAGATGTAGTTTGTTCTATTTTACCGGAAGAAAAGCCAAGATATTTAATGGGAGTTGGAACACCAATCAATATTTTAGAAAATATTGCGTTAGGTGTAGATATGTTTGACTGCGTTATGCCAACTCGAAATGCAAGAAATGGTATGCTGTTTACAGCACATGGCTCTATAAATATTAAAAATTTAAAATGGGCAGAAGATTTTTCTGCAATCGATGAGATGGGAATAACTTTTGTTGATACGGAATATAGTAAAGCTTATTTACGTCATTTATTTACTGTTAACGAGTTGTTGGGTAAGCAAATAGCAACCATACATAATTTAGGTTTTTATATGTGGTTGGTTCGTGAAGCTAGAAAACATATATTAGCAGGCGATTTCAATGTTTGGAAAAACCAAATGGTTAAGCAAATGGATAATCGACTTTAA
- a CDS encoding outer membrane beta-barrel protein, which produces MKNLFLILVVAIVVPSAAFAQTASGIGIKGGLNYNANGKYVESITENSKNPDRNVGYHIGLFGKIGDKLYLRPEIVYTKTKSDYDDDSFEMQKLDAPILVGLKILGPVSVFAGPSFQYILDTEFEGVTIEDIKEDFSVGLNFGVGLNFKKVGIDLRYERGFSKNEGTFIGNNGINSGRLDTRPDQLILSLAIIL; this is translated from the coding sequence ATGAAAAATTTATTTTTAATTTTAGTAGTTGCAATTGTTGTCCCATCAGCAGCTTTTGCCCAAACAGCAAGTGGTATAGGTATTAAAGGAGGTTTAAATTACAATGCCAATGGTAAGTATGTAGAATCTATAACCGAAAACTCTAAAAACCCAGATAGAAATGTTGGTTACCATATTGGTCTATTTGGGAAAATTGGTGACAAATTATATTTAAGACCAGAAATTGTTTATACCAAAACAAAAAGTGATTACGACGATGATAGTTTTGAAATGCAAAAACTTGATGCTCCAATTTTAGTTGGCTTAAAAATTTTAGGTCCTGTTAGCGTATTTGCTGGTCCATCATTTCAATATATTTTAGATACCGAATTCGAAGGTGTTACTATTGAGGATATTAAAGAGGATTTTTCAGTAGGGCTTAACTTTGGAGTTGGTCTTAACTTTAAAAAAGTTGGTATCGATTTAAGATACGAACGTGGATTTAGCAAAAATGAAGGTACATTTATTGGTAATAATGGTATAAATAGTGGTCGCTTAGATACAAGGCCAGATCAACTTATTTTAAGTTTAGCAATCATTTTATAA
- a CDS encoding Crp/Fnr family transcriptional regulator → MNSLWFFDDVNLFKVLCPHKFKNYKKDHSFDAYKKQDYIYFEKDFANKIYLIEKGKVKIGYYNEDGVEVVKAILTKGELFGETAILGDETREEFAQSVDNSTSICPVGVDTMHDLMRDNQTFSFKVYKVIGFKLKKLERRLQLLLFKDAKTRLLEFLHELCTDYGYDCDQTGDRVVNHPYTQKDIASLIGTSRPTLNILLNELREEKILEFKRKEIRIYKKSA, encoded by the coding sequence ATGAATTCACTTTGGTTTTTCGACGACGTAAATCTTTTTAAAGTACTTTGTCCGCATAAGTTTAAAAATTACAAAAAGGATCACAGTTTTGATGCATATAAAAAACAGGATTATATTTATTTTGAAAAAGACTTTGCGAATAAAATCTATTTAATAGAAAAAGGAAAAGTAAAGATTGGTTATTATAATGAAGATGGAGTAGAAGTAGTTAAAGCTATTTTAACTAAAGGAGAACTATTTGGAGAGACAGCAATATTAGGAGATGAAACGCGAGAGGAGTTTGCGCAATCTGTTGATAACAGTACTAGTATTTGTCCCGTTGGTGTAGACACGATGCACGATTTAATGAGAGATAATCAAACATTTAGTTTTAAAGTTTATAAAGTAATAGGTTTTAAATTAAAAAAACTTGAACGTCGTTTACAGTTACTTCTTTTTAAAGATGCAAAAACAAGGCTTCTAGAGTTTTTACACGAATTGTGCACCGATTATGGGTACGATTGTGATCAAACTGGTGATCGCGTGGTAAACCATCCATATACTCAAAAAGATATTGCATCTTTAATTGGTACGTCTAGACCAACTTTAAATATTCTTTTGAATGAATTAAGAGAAGAAAAAATATTAGAATTTAAGCGAAAAGAAATAAGAATTTATAAAAAAAGTGCCTAA
- the def gene encoding peptide deformylase — MILPIVAYGDPVLKRKATEITEDYPKLDALVDNMFETMYNAYGVGLAAPQIGLPIRMFLVDTTPFSEDEELTEEEQKSLDGFKRVFINAEITNEEGEEWAFNEGCLSIPDVREDVFRKPTITIEYLDENFKSHTETFDGLVARVIQHEYDHIQGVLFTDKLSSLKKRLIKGRLSNISKGKIKVDYRMSFPDQKKKR, encoded by the coding sequence ATGATTTTACCTATTGTAGCATACGGCGACCCCGTTTTAAAAAGAAAAGCCACCGAAATTACTGAAGATTATCCAAAACTGGATGCTCTTGTAGATAATATGTTCGAAACCATGTACAATGCCTATGGAGTTGGTCTTGCAGCGCCGCAAATAGGTTTGCCAATCCGTATGTTTTTAGTAGATACTACGCCATTTTCTGAAGATGAAGAATTAACAGAAGAGGAGCAAAAAAGTTTAGATGGATTTAAACGTGTTTTTATAAATGCGGAAATTACTAATGAAGAAGGGGAAGAGTGGGCTTTTAACGAAGGTTGTTTGAGTATTCCAGATGTTCGTGAAGATGTTTTTAGAAAACCAACGATTACTATTGAGTATTTAGATGAAAACTTTAAATCACATACCGAAACGTTTGATGGTTTAGTTGCTAGAGTAATTCAACACGAATACGATCATATTCAAGGTGTTTTATTTACAGATAAACTATCTAGCTTAAAAAAACGTTTAATAAAAGGAAGACTTTCAAACATTTCAAAAGGGAAGATAAAAGTAGATTACAGAATGAGCTTCCCAGATCAAAAAAAGAAACGATAA
- a CDS encoding anti-sigma factor → MIKNTILAMLAIGVLTTSCDSDDDSAPKTADLTIDLTGLEALGNDFVYEGWVIVDGSPVSTGTFSSVDFPQSFSVDADQLASASTFVLSIEPAVDSDPAPAATKILAGDFSGSSASVNSNNIVADLSSSTGEYILATPTDNDDTNEASGIWFLDNSVDPAIKGLDLPTLSDGWVYEGWVVFDGTPVSTGTFTDPNAADDNAATTVFKGDVGDGPGYPGEDFLQNAPSGLTFPTDLKGKTVVISVEPSPDNSAAPFTLKPLAHEVPADAMNHTVISMGAGPVVSLSGTATR, encoded by the coding sequence ATGATTAAGAACACAATTTTAGCAATGCTAGCAATAGGAGTTTTAACAACTTCATGTGATAGCGATGATGACAGCGCACCAAAAACAGCAGATTTAACAATTGATCTTACCGGCTTAGAGGCTCTTGGTAACGATTTTGTTTACGAAGGATGGGTAATTGTAGATGGCTCACCTGTTTCAACAGGAACATTTTCATCAGTAGATTTTCCACAATCTTTTTCTGTAGATGCAGATCAATTGGCAAGTGCATCAACATTTGTATTATCTATTGAACCAGCAGTAGATTCTGATCCAGCTCCAGCTGCAACAAAAATTTTAGCAGGAGATTTTTCTGGTAGCTCAGCAAGTGTAAATTCAAATAATATTGTTGCAGATTTATCTTCTTCTACTGGAGAGTATATTTTGGCTACACCAACGGATAACGATGATACTAACGAAGCTAGTGGAATTTGGTTTTTAGATAATTCTGTTGATCCTGCAATAAAAGGTTTAGATTTACCAACATTATCTGACGGATGGGTATATGAAGGTTGGGTTGTATTCGATGGTACTCCAGTAAGTACAGGTACGTTTACAGATCCAAATGCTGCAGATGATAATGCTGCAACTACAGTTTTTAAGGGAGATGTAGGTGATGGTCCTGGTTATCCAGGAGAAGATTTTCTTCAAAATGCACCTTCGGGATTAACTTTTCCAACAGATTTAAAAGGAAAAACAGTTGTAATTTCTGTAGAACCAAGTCCTGATAATAGCGCTGCACCTTTCACATTAAAGCCTTTGGCTCATGAAGTTCCTGCAGATGCTATGAACCACACGGTAATTAGTATGGGAGCCGGTCCTGTGGTTAGTTTGTCTGGTACAGCTACGAGATAA
- a CDS encoding LptF/LptG family permease produces MKILDWYILKRYLFTFLMMLLLFIPIGITVHLAEKIGKILENEVPFGEVLIYLLDFTIYFAHLLFPLFLFLSVIWFTSKLANNTEVIAFLSSGVSFSRFLRPYMIGATIVGALSILLGLYLAPNASKGFNDFSYKYLKKGRSAVENTNVFRQINDNDIIYVSSFDVKNSIGRNFTLEHFEKNKLVYKISADKIKYVENDSSSTYELTNYTKRIIGQNEDELGILKQKDTLFAFDVGDLIPEIYAAETKMYGDLKQFIDKEEARGSSNVGRFKLVLYRKWSLPVSVFILTIIAVAVSSKKRRGGMGVNLAVGICIAMIFVFFDKIFGVMAEQSDFNPLIAVWFPNIIFGILAAYLLYNAKR; encoded by the coding sequence ATGAAAATATTAGATTGGTACATATTAAAGCGCTATTTGTTCACATTTCTTATGATGTTGCTACTGTTTATTCCTATCGGAATAACTGTGCATTTAGCTGAAAAAATTGGTAAAATTTTAGAAAACGAAGTGCCTTTTGGAGAAGTACTTATCTATCTTTTAGATTTTACTATTTATTTTGCGCATTTACTTTTTCCTTTATTTTTATTCTTATCTGTAATTTGGTTTACTTCAAAATTGGCTAATAATACAGAAGTTATTGCTTTTTTAAGTTCGGGTGTTTCGTTTTCCAGATTTTTACGTCCTTACATGATTGGAGCTACAATTGTTGGAGCTTTGTCTATTCTTTTAGGTTTATATTTAGCGCCAAATGCAAGTAAAGGTTTTAACGATTTTAGTTATAAATACCTTAAAAAGGGGAGAAGTGCGGTTGAAAACACCAATGTTTTTAGACAAATTAATGATAACGATATTATATACGTTAGTAGTTTTGACGTTAAAAATAGTATAGGTCGAAATTTTACGTTAGAACATTTTGAAAAGAATAAGCTTGTTTATAAAATTTCTGCAGATAAGATTAAATATGTTGAAAACGATTCATCTTCAACTTACGAATTAACCAACTACACCAAGCGCATTATTGGTCAAAACGAAGATGAATTAGGAATATTAAAGCAAAAAGACACCCTGTTTGCTTTCGATGTAGGCGATTTAATTCCAGAAATATACGCAGCAGAAACCAAAATGTATGGCGATTTAAAACAATTTATTGACAAAGAGGAAGCTAGAGGTTCATCAAATGTTGGGCGATTTAAATTAGTTTTATATAGAAAATGGAGTTTGCCAGTTTCAGTATTCATTTTAACAATTATAGCCGTTGCGGTATCTTCAAAAAAACGACGAGGTGGTATGGGCGTTAACCTAGCCGTTGGTATTTGTATAGCAATGATATTTGTGTTTTTCGACAAAATATTTGGAGTTATGGCAGAGCAATCAGATTTTAATCCACTTATTGCGGTTTGGTTTCCAAATATTATTTTTGGAATTTTAGCTGCTTATCTTTTGTACAATGCCAAACGCTAA
- a CDS encoding DMT family transporter: MPNANLKDYFHLHILVFIAGFTAILGELITITAIPLVWFRMLMAFILMIVYVKFTKVNLKISPKSILRLSFAGVIIALHWITFFASIDASNVSTTLAVVSTGTFFASIIEPIIYKRKVLWYEILFGMLVVVGVCIITQSEIEYLTGILLGILSAFFSSLFAVLNGSFLKKHSATVISFYEFISGVLFITIYIVFFGGGFSKEFFSLSTSDFWYLFILASVCTTYAFIASIYIMKTISPYTVMLTYNLEPVYGIVLALILFPEKEKMSPTFYYGALVIIVVVILNVVAKNSRKLKRIRS, translated from the coding sequence ATGCCAAACGCTAATCTTAAAGATTATTTTCATCTACATATCCTTGTTTTTATTGCTGGTTTTACTGCAATTTTAGGGGAGTTAATTACTATAACTGCAATTCCGTTAGTTTGGTTTCGCATGTTAATGGCTTTTATTTTAATGATAGTTTACGTCAAGTTTACTAAAGTAAATTTAAAGATTAGTCCCAAATCTATTTTAAGGCTTTCATTTGCAGGTGTTATTATAGCATTACATTGGATTACTTTTTTTGCATCCATAGATGCATCAAATGTGTCTACAACTTTAGCAGTGGTTTCAACAGGAACCTTTTTTGCATCGATTATAGAGCCTATTATTTATAAACGTAAAGTATTATGGTACGAAATTCTATTCGGAATGCTCGTAGTTGTTGGAGTTTGTATCATTACACAAAGTGAAATAGAGTATCTTACAGGTATTCTTTTAGGGATTTTGTCTGCTTTCTTTTCGTCTTTGTTCGCAGTACTTAACGGTAGTTTTCTTAAAAAACATTCTGCAACTGTTATTTCATTTTACGAATTTATTAGTGGTGTACTATTCATCACAATTTATATTGTTTTTTTTGGTGGAGGGTTTTCAAAAGAGTTTTTCAGTTTAAGCACTTCCGATTTTTGGTATCTTTTCATATTGGCATCCGTCTGTACAACATATGCATTTATAGCTTCTATTTACATTATGAAAACAATAAGCCCTTATACGGTGATGCTTACCTATAATTTAGAACCTGTTTATGGTATTGTTTTAGCTTTAATATTATTTCCTGAAAAAGAAAAAATGAGTCCAACATTTTATTATGGAGCTCTAGTTATTATTGTTGTCGTAATATTAAATGTAGTTGCTAAAAATAGCAGAAAGTTAAAAAGAATTCGCTCATAA
- the ruvX gene encoding Holliday junction resolvase RuvX, whose protein sequence is MARILAIDYGTKRTGVAITDELQIIASGLTTVNTKDILNFLKTYLSKEKVELFLVGEPKQMDNTASESEAFILPFLKKLEKQFPNIPIKRVDERFTSKMAFQTMIDSGLKKNQRKNKALVDEISATLILQSYLYSQ, encoded by the coding sequence ATGGCACGCATTTTAGCAATAGATTATGGCACGAAACGCACGGGAGTTGCAATTACCGATGAATTACAGATAATAGCCTCTGGGCTCACCACCGTTAATACTAAAGATATTCTTAATTTTTTAAAAACGTATTTATCTAAAGAGAAGGTTGAATTATTTTTGGTGGGCGAACCTAAGCAAATGGATAATACGGCTTCAGAAAGTGAAGCTTTTATTCTTCCGTTTTTAAAAAAATTAGAAAAGCAATTTCCTAATATTCCTATAAAACGTGTCGATGAGCGCTTTACTTCTAAAATGGCTTTTCAAACCATGATTGATAGTGGATTGAAAAAGAACCAAAGAAAAAATAAAGCTTTGGTAGATGAAATTAGTGCTACTCTTATTTTACAAAGTTATCTGTATTCTCAGTAA
- a CDS encoding 2,3,4,5-tetrahydropyridine-2,6-dicarboxylate N-succinyltransferase, which produces MTQLQEIIEQAWENRDLLNEEATTTAIRKVVDLLDAGELRVAEPVEGGWQVNEWVKKAVVLYFPIQKMETIECGPLEFHDKIPLKTGYAAKGIRVVPHAVARHGAYISAGTILMPSYVNIGAYVDEGTMVDTWATVGSCAQIGKNVHLSGGVGIGGVLEPLQAAPVIIEDNAFIGSRCIVVEGVRVETEAVLGAGVILTMSTKIIDVTGDKPVEYKGRVPARSVVIPGSYAKEFPAGTYNVPCAIIIGKRKESTNKKTSLNDALREHSVAV; this is translated from the coding sequence ATGACACAATTACAAGAGATAATAGAACAAGCTTGGGAAAATAGAGACCTATTAAATGAAGAGGCAACTACAACAGCCATTAGAAAAGTTGTTGATTTATTAGATGCCGGTGAATTGCGAGTTGCAGAGCCTGTTGAAGGTGGGTGGCAAGTTAACGAATGGGTTAAAAAAGCCGTGGTTTTATATTTCCCAATTCAAAAAATGGAAACTATAGAATGTGGACCATTAGAATTTCATGATAAAATCCCTTTAAAAACAGGATATGCTGCAAAAGGCATTCGTGTAGTACCTCATGCTGTTGCTCGTCATGGTGCTTATATTTCTGCTGGAACTATATTAATGCCAAGTTACGTAAATATTGGCGCATATGTAGATGAAGGAACTATGGTAGATACTTGGGCAACTGTTGGCAGCTGTGCGCAAATTGGTAAAAATGTTCATCTTTCTGGTGGTGTTGGTATTGGTGGTGTTTTAGAGCCTTTACAAGCTGCTCCAGTAATTATTGAAGATAACGCCTTTATTGGAAGTCGTTGTATTGTGGTTGAAGGTGTTCGTGTAGAAACCGAAGCTGTTTTAGGAGCTGGAGTTATTTTAACTATGAGCACAAAAATTATTGATGTAACGGGAGATAAACCTGTTGAATATAAAGGTCGCGTTCCTGCTCGTTCGGTAGTAATACCAGGTAGTTATGCAAAAGAATTCCCTGCTGGAACTTACAATGTACCATGTGCTATTATTATTGGTAAACGTAAAGAAAGTACTAACAAGAAAACATCTCTTAACGATGCTCTACGTGAACATAGTGTGGCAGTTTAA
- a CDS encoding ATP-grasp fold amidoligase family protein: protein MIKKIRKFYLRTLRKMRFLPPKLYAKSHYEYFTGKKLNLENPIEFNEKIAWYKVFYRPTILTQLVDKYAVRDYVEEKIGKQYLNELYAVYDSPEEIKYNELPQQFVLKATHASGYNLIVKNKNKLDKALSNKLLKKWLNINQYYRTGQEWAYKDVKPRIIAEKFIKDEKRESLTDYKFYCFDGIVKFMEVHIDREENLKLASYDLEFNKLPFNKMPLKNRIEGPIEKPATLNKMIELSEKLAKNIPFVRVDFYSIHDKIIFGELTFYPSDARRDYDPEEYNKIIGDYFKLPQLKNGQKVITEFN from the coding sequence ATGATAAAAAAAATACGCAAATTCTATTTAAGAACACTACGAAAGATGCGCTTTTTACCACCAAAATTATACGCGAAATCTCATTATGAATATTTTACTGGTAAAAAATTAAATTTAGAAAATCCAATAGAATTTAATGAAAAAATAGCATGGTATAAAGTATTTTATCGGCCAACTATTTTAACCCAACTAGTAGATAAATATGCTGTAAGAGATTATGTTGAAGAAAAAATAGGAAAGCAATATCTAAACGAACTTTACGCTGTTTACGATAGCCCCGAAGAAATTAAATATAATGAATTGCCTCAACAATTTGTTTTAAAAGCTACACATGCTAGTGGATATAATTTGATTGTCAAAAATAAAAACAAACTTGATAAAGCACTTTCAAATAAATTACTAAAAAAATGGCTTAATATAAACCAGTATTATCGTACTGGGCAAGAATGGGCATATAAAGACGTAAAACCAAGGATAATAGCTGAGAAATTTATCAAAGATGAAAAAAGGGAATCACTAACGGATTATAAATTCTATTGTTTCGATGGTATTGTAAAATTTATGGAAGTACATATTGACAGAGAAGAAAACCTAAAATTAGCTTCATATGACTTAGAATTCAATAAACTTCCATTTAATAAAATGCCTCTTAAAAATAGAATCGAAGGGCCTATTGAAAAACCCGCGACTTTAAATAAAATGATTGAGTTATCTGAAAAATTAGCAAAAAATATTCCTTTTGTGCGTGTAGATTTTTACTCGATACATGACAAGATAATTTTTGGTGAATTGACATTTTATCCATCAGATGCAAGAAGAGACTACGATCCAGAAGAATACAACAAAATTATAGGCGATTACTTTAAATTACCACAACTTAAAAACGGACAAAAGGTTATCACTGAATTTAACTAG
- a CDS encoding DUF5606 domain-containing protein, translating to MSLDKVLSIAGKPGLYNLVTQTRGGFIAESLIDKKRITVNVRQNVSVLSEIAIYTLTEEVPLKQVLLNIKNKENGQESSVKPKDDKDKLEEYFFDVLPDYDEDRVYPSDIKKVLQWYNLLVKNNFLDDLEAEVAESKAADEEE from the coding sequence ATGAGTTTAGATAAAGTTCTATCAATAGCAGGGAAACCAGGTTTGTACAATTTAGTAACGCAAACCAGAGGTGGTTTTATTGCAGAATCGTTAATCGATAAAAAGCGAATTACTGTTAATGTGCGTCAAAATGTTAGCGTTTTAAGTGAAATAGCTATTTATACCTTAACAGAAGAAGTTCCTTTGAAACAAGTTTTGTTAAATATAAAAAATAAGGAAAACGGACAAGAAAGCTCAGTTAAGCCAAAAGATGATAAAGATAAACTAGAAGAGTACTTTTTTGATGTTTTGCCAGATTATGATGAAGATCGAGTATACCCAAGCGATATAAAAAAAGTATTACAATGGTATAATTTGTTAGTGAAAAATAATTTTCTTGATGATTTAGAAGCCGAAGTTGCAGAAAGCAAAGCTGCAGATGAAGAAGAATAA